In the genome of Fulvivirga maritima, one region contains:
- a CDS encoding ATP-binding protein, which translates to MTIVKRIMDKHQGKIWIESLPNEGSTFYISFPKKSV; encoded by the coding sequence ATGACAATAGTAAAGAGAATTATGGATAAACACCAAGGTAAAATATGGATAGAAAGTTTACCTAATGAAGGATCTACTTTCTATATTTCATTTCCAAAAAAATCAGTTTGA
- a CDS encoding histidine kinase dimerization/phospho-acceptor domain-containing protein, whose amino-acid sequence MTDSTSPSLENCEKEPIHIIGKIQDVGFFLTVKKAGFKIIQASKNVDQLLNISHLDLIGKSVADTKIDGLLEVMSTLHLSIDNIQPHPNTLILPNQKRYNLLIHSWKDNYIMEFEPQTMENTDYNMQYFLGAAMSKIHNSADVNSLLCQTAQEIKKTTGYDRVMIYKFHPDWHGEVVAESKEKHMEAYYGLHYPASDIPAQARKLFTANPVRFIHDVNSEPVELYPAIAEDETDYTDLSFSSLRSSSPMHIQYLKNMGVGASLTISLLINDKLWGMIACHHTSPKFVDFKLRQTCQFMGQLFSSALQLHLMDKENEELEKSRKIGSLLAGWTLKEYSIVEGLTAHKNKLNELIDCSGAAVCAENKICKLGKTPSEEEIQDLVEWLNENEVEDIFITDELSAKYPKASAYKESASGLIAARLSSGFGEYLLWFKGEALQTIYWGGNPDKAITMQGEGSAATVSPRQSFEKWAQIMKHKSEPWTNANISAVVKLREDVLQVIIKKANEIRKLHDQLEEAYKELDAFSYTVSHDLRTPLTAVKVYSEILLEEKAELFDDTAKDMVGKILKNADRMTDLIKAVLNYSKIGKIETSFTTVKVDELLPQVMDDLKTSYKDQIIEFKLGSLPDIYGDEIMVGQVFSNLLSNAVKYSKKKNKSIVEISGEDKAEEVIYVITDNGIGIDMQHIGKVFQIF is encoded by the coding sequence ATGACAGATAGTACATCACCGAGCCTGGAAAATTGTGAAAAAGAGCCAATTCACATCATAGGAAAGATACAAGATGTAGGCTTTTTCCTTACGGTGAAGAAGGCAGGGTTTAAAATAATACAAGCTAGTAAAAATGTAGATCAGCTTCTCAATATAAGTCACTTAGACCTTATTGGAAAATCTGTTGCTGACACTAAAATAGATGGTCTGCTTGAGGTAATGTCTACCTTACACCTTTCTATTGATAATATTCAGCCACACCCTAATACGCTTATATTACCAAACCAGAAGCGGTATAATCTACTCATTCACTCCTGGAAAGATAACTATATTATGGAGTTTGAGCCTCAAACCATGGAGAATACTGATTATAATATGCAGTATTTTCTGGGAGCGGCTATGAGTAAAATACATAATAGTGCTGATGTTAACAGTCTGTTATGCCAGACTGCGCAGGAAATTAAAAAAACAACTGGCTACGACAGAGTGATGATTTATAAATTTCACCCTGACTGGCATGGTGAGGTGGTAGCAGAATCTAAGGAAAAACATATGGAGGCTTATTATGGCTTGCACTATCCTGCTTCTGACATCCCAGCTCAGGCCAGAAAGCTATTTACAGCCAATCCTGTAAGGTTTATTCATGATGTAAACTCTGAGCCGGTAGAACTCTACCCTGCTATAGCTGAAGATGAAACTGATTATACTGACCTTTCTTTCTCTTCATTACGGAGCTCCTCTCCCATGCATATACAGTACCTTAAAAATATGGGGGTTGGTGCTTCTTTAACTATTAGTTTACTTATAAATGATAAGCTTTGGGGAATGATAGCTTGTCACCACACCTCCCCCAAGTTTGTAGATTTCAAGCTCAGGCAAACCTGTCAGTTTATGGGACAGCTATTTTCATCTGCCCTTCAGTTGCACCTGATGGATAAAGAGAATGAGGAGCTAGAAAAGAGTAGAAAAATCGGTTCATTACTGGCTGGATGGACGCTAAAAGAATACAGCATAGTAGAAGGTCTTACCGCTCATAAAAACAAACTAAATGAGCTCATAGACTGCTCTGGCGCAGCCGTATGTGCAGAGAATAAAATATGCAAATTGGGCAAAACTCCTTCAGAGGAGGAGATCCAAGACTTGGTAGAGTGGCTAAATGAAAATGAAGTAGAAGACATTTTTATAACTGATGAACTTTCAGCAAAATACCCAAAGGCATCAGCATATAAAGAATCTGCTTCGGGGCTTATCGCTGCCCGGTTATCTTCAGGGTTCGGTGAATATTTGCTATGGTTCAAGGGTGAAGCCTTACAAACCATTTATTGGGGTGGAAATCCGGATAAAGCCATTACCATGCAAGGTGAAGGCTCCGCGGCTACTGTTTCTCCCAGACAGTCTTTCGAGAAGTGGGCTCAGATTATGAAACACAAATCAGAGCCTTGGACTAACGCTAATATAAGCGCGGTAGTAAAACTGAGAGAAGATGTACTGCAAGTAATTATTAAAAAGGCCAATGAAATAAGAAAGCTGCATGACCAGCTGGAAGAGGCCTATAAAGAACTTGACGCTTTCAGTTACACCGTATCTCATGACCTTAGAACACCGCTCACTGCGGTAAAAGTATATTCAGAGATTCTGCTTGAAGAAAAAGCCGAACTTTTTGATGATACTGCCAAAGATATGGTAGGAAAAATATTAAAAAATGCCGACCGCATGACGGACCTGATAAAAGCGGTATTAAATTATTCTAAAATTGGTAAAATAGAGACTTCCTTTACAACCGTAAAAGTAGATGAACTATTGCCCCAGGTAATGGATGATTTAAAAACTTCTTATAAGGATCAGATTATTGAATTTAAATTAGGTTCATTACCTGATATATATGGAGATGAAATTATGGTAGGTCAGGTTTTTAGTAATTTACTCTCCAATGCTGTAAAATACTCTAAAAAGAAAAACAAGTCTATTGTAGAAATTTCCGGAGAAGATAAGGCAGAAGAAGTAATTTATGTTATTACGGATAATGGAATAGGTATAGATATGCAACATATCGGAAAGGTATTCCAAATTTTCTAA
- a CDS encoding DoxX family protein, with protein MQIGMYVMAVVYIGAGIFHFVKPKMYRNIIPPYFPKKLLLVYLSGVAEIAFGAGLLLDETRAISAWLIILMLLAFMPVHIYMLQSEKFKHLPRWILIIRLPLQLILMYWAFLYT; from the coding sequence ATGCAGATAGGGATGTATGTAATGGCGGTGGTGTATATAGGTGCGGGCATATTTCACTTTGTAAAACCAAAGATGTATAGAAATATTATTCCACCTTATTTCCCTAAAAAACTCTTGCTGGTATATTTAAGTGGAGTGGCAGAAATAGCGTTTGGAGCAGGACTCTTATTGGATGAAACAAGAGCGATATCTGCCTGGCTAATTATTCTGATGTTATTGGCTTTTATGCCTGTGCATATATATATGCTGCAATCGGAGAAGTTTAAACACTTGCCTCGATGGATTCTGATCATAAGGCTTCCATTGCAGCTTATTTTAATGTATTGGGCCTTTTTATATACTTAG
- a CDS encoding aldo/keto reductase produces MNTLAFKNGDQMPALGLGTWKSEPGKVKMAVYEAIKTGYRHIDCAPIYGNEPEVGAGIKQAIEEGIISRNELWVTSKLWNDSHRKEDVIPALESSLSDLKLQYVDLYLIHWPVALKKGTEYPTSSDDFF; encoded by the coding sequence ATGAATACTTTAGCATTTAAAAACGGAGATCAGATGCCGGCATTAGGTTTAGGTACGTGGAAGTCTGAACCAGGCAAAGTAAAAATGGCGGTTTATGAAGCAATAAAGACAGGTTATAGACATATAGACTGCGCTCCTATTTATGGTAACGAGCCTGAAGTAGGAGCAGGAATAAAGCAAGCTATTGAAGAAGGTATTATTTCTAGAAATGAATTATGGGTCACTTCAAAATTATGGAATGATAGTCATAGAAAAGAAGACGTAATTCCTGCTCTGGAAAGCAGCCTGTCTGATTTAAAACTACAGTATGTAGACTTATACCTTATCCACTGGCCGGTAGCTCTGAAAAAAGGCACCGAATACCCTACCTCATCAGATGATTTTTTTTAA
- a CDS encoding PepSY-like domain-containing protein has translation MDTIKVVLITRGRELTTQFDNNGQWVQTSETITMENIPSALKSNLSDYKRSSVKSVNRIETADNATYYDVDVTGREPMRFDKAGNPIKND, from the coding sequence ATGGATACTATCAAGGTAGTTTTGATTACCAGGGGAAGAGAACTCACCACTCAGTTTGATAATAACGGCCAGTGGGTTCAAACTTCAGAAACTATTACTATGGAGAACATACCCTCTGCATTAAAGAGCAACCTTTCAGACTATAAAAGGTCAAGCGTTAAAAGTGTAAACAGAATAGAGACCGCTGACAATGCCACCTACTATGATGTAGATGTTACAGGAAGAGAACCTATGAGATTCGATAAAGCAGGTAATCCGATCAAAAATGATTAA
- a CDS encoding biliverdin-producing heme oxygenase — translation MIAELLKKGTAELHTLSEQKNYVREIYNGTLTLEQYETMLVRNYWLNLNVEQAAQNISELESLAPLDLANRKKAHLIVKDLSNMDSPSIDLPDEPFPELNTAETIGALYVTEGSTLGGNIILKNLMKNKAFEGKNIFNFLSYYGENTSSNWKTFIVTLSNYYSQNKDKEADILSGAKKTFEYFVMLSNQLN, via the coding sequence ATGATTGCCGAACTTCTGAAAAAGGGAACTGCCGAGCTACATACGCTGTCAGAACAGAAAAACTATGTAAGGGAAATATATAATGGCACGCTTACTTTAGAGCAGTATGAGACCATGCTCGTTAGAAACTACTGGCTTAATTTAAATGTAGAACAGGCAGCACAGAACATCAGTGAACTAGAGAGTCTCGCTCCTCTTGACCTGGCTAACAGAAAGAAAGCTCACCTGATAGTAAAAGACCTTAGTAATATGGACAGCCCTTCTATAGATCTGCCTGATGAGCCCTTCCCTGAGCTTAATACCGCAGAAACCATTGGGGCTTTATATGTTACAGAAGGATCAACCCTTGGAGGTAATATTATTTTAAAGAACCTTATGAAAAACAAGGCCTTTGAAGGTAAAAATATTTTCAATTTTCTCTCTTACTACGGAGAAAATACCAGCTCTAACTGGAAAACATTTATAGTGACACTTAGTAATTATTATTCTCAAAATAAGGATAAGGAAGCTGACATTCTTAGTGGAGCAAAAAAAACATTTGAGTACTTTGTTATGCTTTCTAATCAGCTTAATTAA
- a CDS encoding aldo/keto reductase produces MQEAQRAGLATHIGVSNFNISKIKNIINDCKIAPELNQVEMHPFLPQQELFDFCMTHRINVTAYSPLGSGDRPDRMKKDNEPILMEHSIIKTIAENHRCTPAQILLAWALTRGTGVIPKSTNKERIKQNYDASLIKLSQADMAEIDQLDYEFRFVNGEAWEMEGNNYVAEKFWD; encoded by the coding sequence ATGCAAGAAGCCCAAAGAGCGGGATTAGCCACACACATTGGAGTATCTAATTTTAATATTAGCAAAATAAAAAACATAATAAACGATTGTAAAATAGCTCCTGAGCTCAATCAGGTAGAAATGCACCCTTTTCTGCCTCAGCAAGAACTATTTGACTTCTGCATGACTCACCGCATCAATGTAACGGCTTACTCCCCCTTAGGATCTGGTGACAGACCTGACAGAATGAAGAAAGATAATGAGCCTATACTTATGGAGCATAGCATAATAAAAACTATTGCAGAAAATCACCGCTGTACTCCAGCTCAAATATTATTAGCCTGGGCATTAACCAGAGGCACTGGGGTTATTCCAAAATCGACCAATAAAGAACGTATAAAGCAAAATTATGACGCTTCGTTAATTAAACTCTCTCAGGCAGATATGGCAGAAATAGACCAATTAGACTATGAATTTCGATTTGTAAATGGAGAAGCCTGGGAAATGGAAGGAAACAACTATGTAGCGGAAAAATTCTGGGACTAA
- a CDS encoding cation diffusion facilitator family transporter, with protein sequence MNTESSKLPIYGALVANLLIAITKFIAAGFTGSSAMISEGIHSVVDTGNQLLILLGLSNSKKPADKQHPFGYGKELYFWSLIVAILLFAIGGGMSLYEGIHHLGQPTEQSDPTWNYAVLGMAFLFEGTSWVIAMKNFLKKKSKFNFFTRLRNSKDPSIFVIIMEDSAALLGIVVAFLGVYLGHTYQNPMFDGIASIIIGVILSLVAIFLVSESKGLLVGEAASAMTIESVRNIFEQNAGVVSIEEPLTMHFGPAEVLLAVNVQFSKDLSAERIELCVDELEKQIKTKHPEIRRIFIEAESISRKGEKA encoded by the coding sequence ATGAACACTGAATCCTCAAAGTTACCGATTTATGGTGCATTGGTTGCCAATTTATTAATTGCAATTACAAAATTTATAGCGGCTGGTTTCACTGGCAGCTCAGCTATGATTTCTGAAGGTATCCACTCTGTAGTAGATACAGGAAATCAACTTTTAATATTGCTAGGACTAAGCAATAGTAAAAAGCCCGCAGATAAACAACACCCCTTTGGCTATGGTAAGGAATTATACTTTTGGTCTCTTATAGTAGCTATCTTATTATTTGCGATAGGTGGTGGTATGTCTTTATATGAGGGTATTCACCATTTGGGGCAGCCTACAGAGCAATCAGATCCTACCTGGAACTATGCCGTATTAGGTATGGCTTTTCTGTTTGAAGGTACCTCCTGGGTAATAGCAATGAAGAATTTCCTGAAAAAGAAGTCTAAATTCAACTTTTTCACCAGGCTTAGAAACAGTAAAGATCCTTCCATATTTGTTATTATAATGGAAGATTCAGCAGCGTTATTAGGTATTGTAGTGGCATTTCTAGGTGTGTATTTAGGGCATACTTACCAAAATCCTATGTTTGATGGTATTGCTTCCATTATCATTGGTGTGATATTATCACTAGTAGCAATATTTTTAGTGTCAGAAAGTAAGGGGCTTCTGGTAGGAGAGGCGGCTAGTGCCATGACAATAGAAAGTGTGAGAAACATTTTTGAGCAAAATGCGGGAGTAGTGAGTATAGAAGAGCCTTTAACTATGCACTTTGGGCCTGCTGAGGTGTTGCTGGCAGTAAATGTACAGTTTAGCAAAGACCTTTCTGCAGAACGGATAGAATTATGTGTGGATGAGCTGGAAAAGCAGATTAAAACCAAGCACCCGGAAATAAGAAGAATTTTTATAGAAGCTGAATCTATCAGCAGAAAAGGAGAAAAGGCCTAA
- a CDS encoding response regulator encodes MKKTVLICDDDKDILELCTFILNKDYVVKTSPHVMNIVELVREIRPDIILMDLWIPDIGGEQAVNLLKKEDGTQEIPIILFSANDEIEKIAKKVKANGVIRKPFSVKKLKEHISSILN; translated from the coding sequence ATGAAGAAAACAGTTTTGATCTGTGATGATGATAAAGATATACTGGAACTATGTACTTTTATTTTAAATAAGGACTATGTTGTAAAAACATCTCCGCATGTTATGAACATTGTAGAGCTGGTAAGAGAAATTAGGCCAGACATTATATTAATGGATCTTTGGATACCGGATATTGGTGGTGAACAGGCGGTAAACCTGCTCAAAAAAGAAGATGGTACTCAGGAGATACCTATCATACTATTTTCAGCTAACGATGAAATAGAGAAAATAGCGAAGAAGGTCAAGGCTAATGGTGTAATAAGGAAACCATTTTCAGTTAAAAAATTAAAGGAACATATATCTTCTATTCTTAATTAA
- a CDS encoding response regulator, producing the protein MKDLLSIFHFQKNQFDKQLEYRMNKEEEILSIAVCDDDQDTCDLIKLIGEQQGYNVYPCLTPGEFKNKSEKHDIHVIFMDINWGVADGVKMASELKADYKVYALSGAHNISQIAEEQELDGFIEKPFSLKDLRELLNNLAEDL; encoded by the coding sequence ATGAAGGATCTACTTTCTATATTTCATTTCCAAAAAAATCAGTTTGATAAACAGTTAGAATATAGAATGAATAAAGAGGAGGAGATACTAAGCATTGCTGTATGCGATGATGATCAAGACACCTGCGATCTCATCAAACTAATAGGTGAACAACAAGGATATAATGTTTACCCATGCTTAACCCCTGGTGAGTTTAAAAACAAGTCTGAGAAGCACGATATACATGTTATATTTATGGATATCAACTGGGGTGTGGCTGATGGTGTAAAAATGGCTAGCGAGCTCAAAGCTGACTATAAAGTATATGCCTTATCTGGCGCGCATAACATCAGCCAGATCGCTGAAGAACAAGAGCTGGATGGTTTTATAGAAAAGCCATTTTCATTAAAAGATCTTAGAGAATTACTTAACAATTTGGCCGAAGATTTATGA
- a CDS encoding tetratricopeptide repeat protein, with translation MRIIILSFLALCINFSFSYAGKEKCKLKYLEGDWYGEFSNYTGPSLLMRMSITETKGCEVKGEFLWSDYYNTKTVFSGSVDEGYLIIKEDRIEQGRYLSISTNSYRFKIQPGDTIIGTSYHDEEEIASFKIIRAAALSASQLASFERRCQANKEKYGVATIGDNADISLAEIVEKQQEFMSTIEVGFSSKYTGTISYGKVDLPMVSYFVPGGYSYMEMTFQGMKLINAQNPDYSWTFDSSDKEIIKHPVDTVLLGEASNNMGLIQNAFLDCLDNGYKAGALKDADLDGKAAYRIKLVSPDGKDVQVYYFDKDTFYLIREEKGFGLTVYLEHKVFGGVPMCTHSIDYSAIEDTRTLVLETMEKDPEVNMELFYIPEDFDGKIIEGVEELSPTNLANQEFEAGNYERAIELYSKAIEFNSYDDFLYYQRGVCRYNLGKYYPAIGDLERAIELNPDEADYLNYRGLCKYALGDYNQANEDFKYATELDSTFARAYYNRAYTQFSLRQSDSALFNLNKAIEYNPENPNYYHDRAVLMLQKNESTEAINNYMMALNLGYEDHAALKNKLGVAYFQMDAYDSAGHYFEQALQDDPKNFQYQKNLANSFFYKGEYDQGLKQFKIAQKLNAEDDELINNMGLCYYYMEDYDQAVACYNKAIEINKRNPSYYSNLAFAYSGLYKYQEAIGSLTSSLEYYAEAPGVYVERGKLYKLQNDRFAACQDFKKAADLGLDEAQQLLDQNCDF, from the coding sequence ATGCGAATCATCATTCTGAGCTTTTTAGCACTGTGCATTAATTTTTCATTTTCTTATGCAGGCAAGGAAAAATGTAAATTAAAATATTTAGAAGGCGATTGGTACGGAGAGTTTAGTAATTACACCGGTCCCTCTTTACTTATGCGCATGAGCATTACTGAAACTAAAGGGTGTGAAGTGAAAGGTGAATTTTTGTGGTCAGACTATTATAATACCAAAACGGTGTTTTCAGGATCTGTGGATGAGGGGTATTTGATCATAAAAGAAGATAGAATAGAGCAGGGTAGGTACCTAAGCATTAGCACTAATTCTTATAGGTTTAAAATACAGCCAGGAGATACTATAATAGGCACTTCATATCATGATGAGGAAGAAATAGCATCTTTTAAGATTATTAGAGCAGCGGCGCTCAGTGCCAGTCAGCTGGCTTCATTTGAACGAAGGTGCCAGGCTAATAAAGAGAAATATGGCGTAGCCACTATAGGAGATAATGCAGATATCTCTTTAGCTGAAATAGTTGAAAAGCAGCAGGAATTTATGAGTACTATTGAGGTTGGGTTTTCATCTAAATACACCGGTACTATCAGTTATGGAAAGGTAGATTTACCCATGGTATCTTATTTTGTGCCAGGGGGCTATTCTTATATGGAGATGACTTTTCAGGGTATGAAATTAATAAATGCTCAAAATCCTGATTATTCCTGGACATTTGATTCTTCTGATAAGGAAATAATTAAGCACCCAGTAGATACAGTATTGTTAGGAGAGGCAAGTAACAACATGGGTTTAATACAAAATGCTTTTCTAGATTGCCTTGATAATGGATATAAGGCAGGTGCTTTAAAAGATGCTGATTTGGATGGGAAGGCGGCATATAGAATTAAGTTGGTAAGCCCTGATGGTAAGGATGTGCAGGTTTATTACTTTGATAAGGATACCTTTTATCTTATAAGAGAGGAGAAAGGTTTTGGCTTAACCGTTTATCTTGAGCATAAGGTGTTTGGCGGTGTGCCCATGTGTACTCATAGTATAGATTACAGTGCTATAGAAGATACCAGAACATTGGTGTTAGAAACTATGGAAAAAGATCCTGAAGTTAACATGGAGTTGTTTTATATACCAGAGGATTTTGACGGTAAGATCATAGAAGGAGTGGAAGAGCTATCTCCAACTAATTTAGCAAATCAGGAGTTTGAAGCTGGAAATTATGAAAGAGCTATTGAGTTATATAGTAAAGCCATAGAGTTCAATTCTTATGATGACTTTTTGTATTATCAGCGAGGGGTGTGTCGTTATAACCTTGGCAAATATTATCCTGCTATCGGTGATCTGGAGCGTGCAATAGAGCTTAATCCTGATGAGGCAGATTATCTTAACTATCGTGGCTTGTGTAAATACGCACTTGGAGATTATAATCAGGCTAATGAAGATTTTAAATACGCCACCGAACTAGACAGCACCTTTGCTCGAGCTTATTACAACAGGGCCTATACTCAGTTCTCTTTAAGGCAGAGTGACAGTGCATTGTTTAACTTGAATAAGGCGATAGAGTATAATCCGGAAAATCCTAATTACTACCATGACAGGGCTGTTTTAATGCTTCAGAAAAATGAAAGCACAGAAGCTATTAATAATTATATGATGGCCTTAAACTTAGGATATGAAGATCATGCTGCATTAAAAAATAAACTGGGAGTTGCTTACTTTCAGATGGATGCCTATGATTCTGCAGGGCATTATTTTGAGCAGGCACTGCAAGATGACCCTAAGAATTTTCAATATCAGAAAAACCTGGCCAATTCATTTTTCTATAAAGGAGAGTATGATCAAGGATTAAAACAGTTTAAGATAGCTCAAAAGCTTAATGCTGAGGATGATGAATTGATCAATAATATGGGGTTATGTTATTACTATATGGAAGATTATGATCAGGCAGTAGCTTGTTATAACAAAGCCATAGAAATTAATAAAAGGAATCCCAGCTATTATTCTAACCTGGCCTTTGCGTATTCTGGTTTGTACAAATATCAGGAGGCTATAGGAAGCCTGACTTCTAGTTTAGAATATTATGCTGAAGCTCCGGGAGTATATGTGGAGCGCGGCAAGCTTTATAAGCTTCAAAATGATCGGTTTGCTGCGTGCCAGGATTTTAAAAAGGCCGCTGATTTAGGATTAGATGAAGCTCAGCAATTGCTAGATCAAAATTGTGATTTTTGA
- a CDS encoding DUF3352 domain-containing protein, protein MKKIIIAIILLIVAGSLFYYLYWSPVYRLKAMNVIPSNAAFVMASDQPVNSWNDISSSQVWSHLKTNPEFALITDYANYMDSLVQENDWLDYVGNKELLIAALPVQNTYDYAYVMDLSRVSRLKSVQFYLQQILDDSYKVTYRKYKGTDVTQIYDSYYKQTIHICFLENLLVMSMGSNPIEQIINQYVEPQPEDIYLSEVTNEVGYGGMIRVYINYRSFMDYLGQFALENAGMDMLKQSLRYSGFKGNVKNNGISFKGYTNVNDTVNSYLKALYTSGNGSHDFLKIVPTASPYFVSLGFKGFPEFVENLEGALNSNPEQKESYTENKDLTEKFLKIDLNETFVNWVDNEVVMLQTAPSSKIGFQEYAMLIKTKDPEEAGKGLNTIREQIKKRTPIKIRSINYKGYSIRYMAMKGFFKVFLGKLFDKFDKPYYSIVDDWVIFSNHPQTIKNIIDAKEEEHTLYYDDNFRDHYDQLSEKSSVYAYVNMVEIFNDLKPLMEIQEWKSMKKNEEYIKCFSRLSLQLTPEDGNVFKTTFNASFTDPSLLLVDGKTSQPSPQPYQATIQRIPEKELPWERRYTSVLKEIDRIVIPDLSGDEYVEKYDNGKPKYIISIKNGWKHGRFESYFENGEMQFKGRYRDDKKRRHLARV, encoded by the coding sequence ATGAAAAAAATAATCATAGCAATTATTCTGCTCATAGTAGCAGGTTCATTATTCTATTATCTTTATTGGTCTCCCGTTTACAGGCTAAAAGCCATGAATGTTATTCCTTCTAACGCAGCCTTTGTTATGGCTAGCGATCAGCCCGTAAACAGCTGGAATGACATTAGCAGCAGCCAGGTTTGGTCACACCTGAAGACCAACCCAGAATTTGCCCTAATTACAGATTATGCCAATTATATGGACTCATTAGTACAAGAAAACGACTGGCTTGATTATGTGGGCAATAAAGAACTACTCATTGCAGCTCTGCCTGTACAGAATACTTATGATTATGCTTACGTAATGGATCTTTCACGGGTATCACGCCTAAAAAGTGTGCAGTTTTACCTCCAACAGATATTAGATGACAGCTATAAAGTAACCTACAGAAAGTACAAAGGCACAGATGTTACTCAAATTTATGATAGCTATTATAAGCAAACTATTCACATTTGCTTTTTAGAAAACCTTTTGGTGATGAGTATGGGCTCTAACCCTATCGAGCAAATCATCAATCAATATGTAGAGCCACAGCCGGAAGATATATACCTGAGCGAAGTAACCAATGAAGTGGGTTATGGCGGTATGATCAGAGTATACATCAATTATAGAAGCTTTATGGATTATCTGGGGCAGTTTGCTTTAGAAAATGCTGGTATGGACATGCTAAAGCAATCTCTCAGGTACAGCGGTTTTAAAGGCAATGTCAAAAACAATGGTATTTCTTTTAAAGGATATACTAATGTAAATGATACCGTAAACTCATACCTAAAAGCCTTATACACCTCTGGTAATGGCTCACATGATTTTCTTAAAATAGTGCCTACTGCTTCTCCTTATTTTGTATCTCTAGGCTTTAAAGGTTTTCCTGAGTTTGTAGAAAATCTTGAAGGAGCCCTTAACAGCAATCCGGAACAAAAGGAAAGCTACACTGAAAATAAAGACCTGACTGAAAAATTTCTAAAAATCGATCTCAATGAGACTTTTGTTAACTGGGTAGATAATGAGGTGGTCATGCTACAAACAGCACCGAGCAGCAAGATAGGATTTCAGGAATACGCTATGCTCATAAAAACGAAAGATCCTGAAGAAGCCGGTAAAGGTCTTAATACCATCAGAGAACAAATTAAAAAAAGAACACCTATAAAAATAAGAAGCATAAATTATAAAGGATACTCCATAAGGTATATGGCTATGAAAGGATTCTTTAAAGTGTTTCTGGGCAAGCTGTTTGACAAGTTTGATAAACCATATTACAGTATTGTAGATGATTGGGTGATTTTTTCTAACCACCCACAAACAATCAAAAACATTATAGACGCTAAAGAAGAAGAGCATACATTGTATTACGATGATAATTTCAGAGATCACTATGACCAACTCAGCGAAAAAAGCTCTGTTTACGCTTATGTGAATATGGTAGAGATATTTAACGACCTGAAACCTCTCATGGAAATACAAGAGTGGAAAAGCATGAAGAAAAACGAAGAATACATAAAATGCTTCTCTCGTTTAAGCTTGCAACTGACTCCTGAAGATGGTAATGTCTTTAAAACTACATTCAACGCCAGCTTTACAGATCCTTCGCTACTACTGGTAGATGGCAAAACATCTCAACCTAGTCCGCAGCCCTACCAAGCTACAATCCAGCGAATCCCTGAAAAGGAATTACCCTGGGAAAGAAGGTATACCTCCGTGCTTAAAGAAATCGACAGAATAGTGATTCCTGACCTTTCCGGTGATGAATATGTGGAGAAATATGACAATGGAAAGCCCAAATACATCATCAGTATTAAAAACGGCTGGAAGCATGGGCGCTTTGAAAGCTATTTCGAAAATGGCGAAATGCAATTTAAAGGCAGATACAGAGATGACAAAAAAAGACGGCACCTGGCGCGTGTATGA